A DNA window from Impatiens glandulifera chromosome 7, dImpGla2.1, whole genome shotgun sequence contains the following coding sequences:
- the LOC124945426 gene encoding eukaryotic translation initiation factor NCBP: protein MEFANERKESDNKNSSSGQIINDPSSNSLYAAPTDNAEDRERQARDLKAGLHPLKHKFVFWYTRRTPGVRTQTSYEDNIKKIVDFSTVEAFWVCYCHLTRPASLPSPTDLHLFKDGIRPLWEDSANCNGGKWIIRFKKAVSGRFWEDLVMALVGDQLDYGENICGVVLSIRFNEDILSVWNRNASDHQAVMALRDAIKRHLKLPHSYMMEYKPHDASLRDNSSYRNTWLRG, encoded by the exons ATGGAGTTTGCAAACGAACGAAAAGAAAGCGATAACAAGAACTCTAGCAGTGGCCAAATTATCAACGACCCCTCTTCAAATTCCCTCTACGCAGCACCAACCGATAATGCGGAGGATAGAGAACGACAAGCTCGCGATCTTAAAGCAGGACTTCATCCTCTCAAG CACAAGTTTGTTTTTTGGTATACCCGACGCACCCCTGGAGTCCGTACTCAAACATCATATGAAGACAACATTAAGAAAATTGTGGACTTCAGTACA GTTGAAGCATTTTGGGTCTGTTATTGTCATCTAACTCGTCCTGCTTCTCTACCAAGCCCAACTGATTTGCATCTTTTCAAGGACGGAATTCGCCCCCTTTGGGAG GATTCTGCGAATTGCAATGGTGGAAAATGGATAATACGATTCAAGAAAGCTGTCTCAGGCCGCTTTTGGGAGGATTTG GTTATGGCCTTAGTGGGTGATCAACTTGATTATGGAGAAAACATATGTGGTGTTGTGCTAAGTATTCGATTTAATGAAGACATACTAAGCGTATGGAACCGTAATGCATCTGATCATCAG GCTGTGATGGCATTAAGAGATGCAATAAAGAGGCATTTGAAACTTCCCCACAGCTATATGATGGAATACAAACCTCACGATGCATCACTGCGCGACAACTCATCTTATCGCAACACATGGTTGaggggatga
- the LOC124945427 gene encoding adenylyl-sulfate kinase 3-like, protein MSTVGNSTNIFWHECPVGKAERQKLLNQQGCVVWITGLSGSGKSTLACSIGRELHTRGKLSYILDGDNLRHGLNKNLGFSPDDRTENIRRVGEVAKLFADAGIICIASLISPYRKDRDACRAMLPDSNFIEVFMNMPLELCEERDPKGLYKLARAGKLKGFTGIDDPYESPLNCEIEIQEKEGTCSTPSEMAGQVVCYLEDKGFLEANK, encoded by the exons ATGTCTACTGTAGGCAATTCTACAAATATTTTCTGGCATGAGTGCCCGGTTGGGAAGGCTGAAAGGCAAAAATTGCTTAATCAACAAGGTTGTGTTGTATGGATCACAGGTCTCAGTGGCTCAG GGAAAAGCACGCTGGCCTGTTCAATAGGCAGAGAGTTGCACACCAGGGGAAAACTCTCTTACATTCTTGATGGGGATAATCTTAGGCATGGTTTAAACAAGAATCTTGGATTCAGTCCTGATGATAGAACAGAAAATataagaagagttg GTGAGGTTGCAAAGCTCTTTGCAGATGCTGGCATAATCTGTATTGCCAGTCTGATATCCCCTTATAGAAAGGATCGTGATGCTTGTCGTGCAATGCTGCCTGATTCGAATTTCATCGAG gTTTTCATGAACATGCCTCTGGAACTCTGTGAAGAGAGGGACCCTAAAGGCCTTTACAAGCTTGCACGTGCAGGAAAACTTAAAG GTTTTACTGGAATAGATGATCCTTATGAGTCACCCTTGAATTGTGAG ATCGAAATACAAGAGAAGGAAGGAACTTGTTCTACACCATCTGAGATGGCTGGACAAGTAGTTTGTTACTTGGAGGACAAAGGATTTCTTGAAGCTAATAAGTGA
- the LOC124910689 gene encoding uncharacterized protein LOC124910689 translates to MAQFTAQGRLKLLLNGNGLPTGSSESKSKNPYHNNKLSGGGGGGGNPNPISRPAHKRKLISSALNNKNTRGRSFSSSPPSQPSSSKRKTDDRLSEATFYGENFSGDDDISEFDSDDELSSFRGLVLDVSYRPVNVVCWKRAICLEFLEKADVLEYYDQTVSSPSGSFYIPAVLRVPHLLQVVKIKRVRNTLSRKNILFRDSFTCQYCSSRENLTIDHVKPMARGGEWEWENLVTACFGCNSKKGQKTLEEANMKLLKVPKAPKEYDILAIPLTNFTMKMLKTRKGTPEEWRQYLS, encoded by the exons ATGGCACAATTCACTGCTCAGGGGCGACTAAAACTTCTCTTGAATGGAAATGGGTTACCCACTGGATCATCTGAATCTAAATCTAAAAACCCATATCATAATAATAAGCTTtctggaggaggaggaggtgggGGTAACCCAAATCCAATTTCTCGTCCGGCTCACAAACGCAAGCTTATTTCCTCCGCATTGAACAATAAAAATACGAGGGGACGATCATTTTCTTCTTCCCCTCCGTCTCAGCCTTCGTCatcaaagaggaaaaccgatgATAGACTTTCTGAAGCAACTTTCTATGGCGAAAATTTCTCAGGAGACGATGACATCAGTGAGTTTGATAGTGACGATGAGCTCTCCTCTTTCAGAGGCTTAGTCTTGGATGTCTCTTACAG GCCCGTCAATGTTGTGTGTTGGAAGCGTGCTATTTGCTTAGAGTTCTTGGAAAAG GCTGATGTTTTGGAATATTATGATCAAACTGTTAGTTCACCAAGTGGATCTTTCTATATTCCTGCTGTACTAAGG GTTCCCCACTTATTGCAAGTTGTCAAGATAAAAAGAGTTAGAAATACTCTTAGTCGTAAGAACATTTTATTTCGTGACAGTTTCACTTGTCA GTATTGTTCGTCACGCGAAAACTTGACTATTGACCATGTCAAGCCTATGGCAAGAGGCGGAGAATGGGAATGGGAAAATCTG GTTACGGCCTGTTTTGGATGCAATTCGAAGAAAGGGCAAAAGACATTGGAGGAAGCCAACATGAAACTTCTCAAGGTGCCTAAG GCTCCCAAGGAATATGACATACTTGCCATACCCTTGACGAATTTTACcatgaaaatgttaaaaacgagAAAGGGTACTCCAGAAGAGTGGCGTCAATATCTATCTTAG
- the LOC124944859 gene encoding glucan endo-1,3-beta-glucosidase 8-like, with the protein MGGFGFLKILLLMSMVWLIDGTLDGLGVNWGTMATHKLPPKTIVQMLKDNGINKVKLFDADQSTMNALADSDLEVMVAIPNDQLASMNSYDRAKQWVSKNVTRYHFTGGVNIKYVAVGNEPFLKSYNNSFLNITFPALQNIQNALNEAGYGDQIKATVPLNADVYESPAGNAVPSAGRFRPDISGLMTQIVQFLSQNGAPFTVNIYPFLSLYGNDNFPVDYAFFDGTATPVQDTNGILYTNVFDANFDTLVSALKLAGFGELPILVGEVGWPTDGDKNANKNLAMRFYNGLLPRLAANKGTPLRPGHLQVYLFGLLDEDIKSIMPGNFERHWGIFGYDGQPKYSLDLSGQGQNTFLIGAKDVKYLPASWCEFNPNAKDLSKLAENINFACTFADCTPLEFGSSCNGLDANGNASYAFNAYYQGQNQGDLSCNFQGLARVTSQNLSTPTCNFAVQIDYPTSRTSGLFVGAHLVTFFVLLLQILFL; encoded by the exons ATGGGGGGTTTTGGgtttttaaagatattattgTTAATGAGTATGGTTTGGTTGATTGATGGAACCCTTGATGGGCTTGGCGTGAACTGGGGAACTATGGCgacccataagcttcctcctaAGACAATTGTTCAGATGTTGAAAGATAATGGTATAAACAAGGTGAAGCTGTTTGATGCTGATCAGAGTACAATGAATGCTTTAGCTGATTCAGACCTTGAAGTTATGGTGGCTATCCCCAATGATCAACTTGCTTCTATGAACAGCTATGATCGAGCTAAACAATGGGTCAGCAAGAATGTCACTCGTTACCATTTCACTGGAGGAGTTAACATCAA ATACGTTGCTGTTGGGAATGAACCGTTTCTGAAATCTTATAACAATTCATTCTTGAATATTACTTTTCCTGCTCTTCAAAACATTCAAAATGCACTTAACGAAGCTGGTTATGGAGATCAAATCAAAGCAACGGTTCCACTTAACGCTGACGTCTATGAATCACCGGCTGGTAACGCAGTTCCATCAGCGGGAAGGTTCAGACCGGATATCAGTGGTCTAATGACACAAATAGTTCAGTTTCTGAGCCAAAATGGAGCGCCTTTTACAGTCAACATTTACCCATTTTTAAGTCTATATGGAAATGATAATTTCCCAGTTGATTATGCATTCTTTGATGGAACCGCCACTCCTGTTCAAGACACCAATGGTATTCTTTACACAAATGTTTTCGACGCGAATTTCGACACTTTAGTTTCGGCTCTGAAATTAGCAGGATTTGGAGAATTGCCAATTTTGGTTGGAGAAGTTGGATGGCCGACAGATGGGGATAAGAATGCGAACAAGAATTTGGCTATGAGATTTTACAATGGGCTTTTACCTAGGTTAGCTGCTAATAAAGGGACACCACTTCGTCCTGGGCATTTACAAGTTTACTTATTTGGACTTCTTGATGAGGATATCAAGAGTATTATGCCGGGGAATTTCGAAAGGCATTGGGGGATTTTTGGGTATGACGGGCAGCCGAAATACAGTTTGGATCTTTCAGGACAGGGGCAGAATACATTTCTGATCGGTGCCAAGGATGTGAAGTATTTACCTGCGAGCTGGTGTGAGTTCAATCCGAACGCTAAGGATTTGAGTAAGCTTGCAGAGAATATCAATTTCGCTTGTACATTTGCGGACTGCACCCCACTTGAATTTGGTTCTTCTTGTAATGGTTTGGATGCAAATGGGAATGCGTCGTATGCGTTTAACGCTTACTATCAGGGTCAGAATCAAGGGGATTTGAGCTGTAATTTTCAAGGTCTCGCGAGAGTAACGTCGCAGAACTTGTCTACTCCGACATGTAATTTCGCTGTTCAGATCGATTATCCTACGTCGAGGACCTCAGGACTCTTTGTTGGAGCTCATTTGGTTACATTCTTTGTCCTGCTTCTGCAGATCTTATTTTTGTAG
- the LOC124944860 gene encoding thioredoxin-like 1-2, chloroplastic gives MAATMMMMSGIGKNNISSLFSISIVNNPQNGSSCSSGRQRFPPVSHHHVRSHSLGSSSDSVFYGERLPVINPIHKRVNSFPSSPVINSQMKVGLLKKSPPWWEKGHHSNMKEVKDAQDLVDSLLNAGDNLVVVDFFSPGCGGCKALHPKICRLAEMNPDVQFMLVNYEEHKSMCYSLSVHVLPFFRFYRGAEGRLCSFSCTNSTIKKFKDALAKHSPDRCSLGPVKGLDEADLIALSANRDLSFSYTPSPAKQVPAISERQQEEEESNTNIHTTPNKQYHHDHHHQEEEKSSSLIPSGR, from the exons ATGGCGGCaactatgatgatgatgagtggAATTGGAAAGAACAATATCTCCTCACTCTTCTCCATCTCCATCGTTAACAACCCACAAAATGGATCATCTTGTTCTTCTGGGCGACAACGTTTTCCTCCTGTGAGTCATCATCATGTCAGGTCTCATTCCCTTGGATCATCGTCCGATAGCGTTTTCTACGGCGAAAGACTCCCTGTAATCAATCCTATCCACAAACGGGTTAATTCGTTTCCTTCTTCTCCGGTGATTAATTCTCAG ATGAAAGTAGGATTATTGAAGAAATCACCGCCATGGTGGGAGAAAGGGCATCATTCAAATATGAAAGAAGTGAAAGATGCTCAAGACCTTGTCGACTCGTTATTGAACGCCGGTGACAATTTGGTTGTCGTTGATTTCTTTTCCCCTGGTTGTGGCGGCTGCAAAGCTCTTCATCCTAAG ATATGTCGATTGGCAGAGATGAACCCAGATGTGCAATTCATGTTAGTTAACTACGAGGAACATAAATCCATGTGTTATTCCCTCAGTGTTCATGTTCTTCCATTTTTTCGATTCTATCGTGGCGCAGAAGGTCGTCTTTGTAGCTTTAGCTGCACCAATTCAACG ATAAAGAAGTTTAAAGATGCATTAGCCAAACACAGTCCAGATCGATGTAGCTTAGGACCAGTGAAAGGTCTGGATGAAGCAGACTTGATCGCGCTTTCAGCAAACAGGGATCTTTCCTTCAGCTATACACCATCACCAGCAAAGCAGGTTCCTGCAATTTCCGAAagacaacaagaagaagaagaatctaaTACTAATATACATACAACACCAAACAAACAATACcatcatgatcatcatcatcaagaagaagagaagtcATCATCATTGATTCCATCTGGAAGATGA
- the LOC124945560 gene encoding uncharacterized protein LOC124945560: MSGIEDVEQPEHVDESEKCMPSAKQEEETVKKKYGGIMPRKPPLISKDHERAYFDSADWALGKQGADKPKGPLEALRPKLQPTQQQTRYRKSPCGPADDEGGNATAEDTPATE; the protein is encoded by the exons ATGTCTGGCATTGAGGATGTTGAACAACCTGAGCATGTAGACGAATCAGAAAAGTGCATGCCATCAGCCAAACAGGAG GAAGAAACTGTTAAGAAGAAATATGGAGGGATTATGCCCAGGAAACCACCTCTTATTTCAAAG GATCACGAACGTGCATACTTTGACTCTGCTGACTGGGCTCTAGGGAAG CAAGGAGCGGATAAGCCCAAAGGACCACTTGAAGCACTTCGACCTAAACTACAG CCAACACAACAGCAAACACGATATCGGAAATCTCCTTGTGGTCCTGCTGATGATGAAG GAGGGAACGCAACAGCAGAAGATACACCCGCAACCGAATGA